The Bacteroides sp. AN502(2024) DNA segment GCCATTTCAGGTAGTGATTTTTTATCAATCCCAGAAAAAAACTCATGCAGGAATTTACGGTTGAACTTCAAAACAATGGAATGATAGGGCACCCCTTCTTTTACTCGCTTCTGTAGCATCATCTTGTTGTCACGACGCATGAACGCACAATCACCGGGGTGAAGAATTGTCTTCTGTCCATTGTCGGTAATTTCCAGCTCGCCGGAAACCAGATATATCAATGTATGCTCTGCATTCGGATGGGCGCACTCACGGTCTTCAGTAAAATAACTGGCAATAAATACATTGGAATAATCAAGTACCTTCAACTGTTCCATAACAAGATATTCTATTACAGTTGCAAAATTAGCTATAATTTTTGAAACTCGCTTTGTTTGCAAGCTTATTTTACTTTGTTTATAGGCTCACGACAATTTTACACTCACCAACCAATGGAATACGCATTAATGGCAGTGAAAGGCTGCATCAAATTCAGACAAGTTTTCCGAACCCAATTCGATTGACAGGCTATTGTAATTTTCAATGACTCGTTTTTCAGATGATGTTTTTGGAATTATAATAACACCCTTGTTGCAAATAACCCATGCCAGTGTTATCTGCGCAGGTTTCATTTCCACCATATCAATATTACTCACTCCTCCTACATCCGTACTACCTTTGTCCCCTTAAAAATCATCTCTTGAAAAGGAATCAATCGATTCGCTCAACATGAAGTTCGATATTATTCGTCCCCCTTCATTTTCTTTGGGAAGCAAAAAAAGAGACTAATATATCGTTGTGATTGCATGATTTTAATCACCTTATCCAGCACTTCCCCCAAACTACTTAATTTATTTCTCTTGAATAACCTTTGATTATCAAACAAAATCCGTATTTTTGTCCCAATATGCATGTTTAATCCAATGTAGATAACAACATCAACGAAAAGGAATGAAAGTAATTGATTCAATAAATAATAATAAAGGTACAGCTTTTTCTTTCGAGATTCTCCCTCCTTTGAAGGGAACCGGAATCGAAAAGCTCTATCAGACAATTGACACTCTCCGAGAATTTGATCCGAAATATATCAATATCACCACGCATCGCAGCGAATATGTCTATAAAGATCTCGGCAACGGACTTTTTCAGAGAAACCGCCTGAGAAGACGTCCGGGAACAGTTGCCGTAGCGGCAGCCATTCAGAATAAATATAATATCACTGTAGTTCCTCATATTCTGTGCAGTGGTTTCACACGTGAAGAAACCGAATATGTTTTGTTGGATTTGCAATTTCTAAATATTACAGATTTGCTAGTACTCCGTGGAGATAAAGCTAAACATGAATCGGTTTTTACCCCCGAAGGAGACGGATATCATCATGCGATTGAATTGCAGGAGCAGATTAATAAATTCAATAAAGGAATCTTCGTTGACGGTTCGGAGATGAAAGTCACCAACACTCCTTTCTCGTATGGCGTAGCGTGTTATCCGGAAAAGCATGAAGAATCTCCTAACATAGAAACAGATCTTTACTGGCTGAAAAAGAAGGTAGAAACTGGTGCGGAGTATGCTGTAACACAACTGTTCTACGATAACAAGAAATATTTCGATTTTGTGGAGCAGGCTAAGGCGGCAGGAATCAACATACCCATCATTCCGGGGATCAAGCCTTTTAAGAAATTATCACAACTAAGCATGCTCCCCAAAACATTCAAAGTGGATTTGCCGGAAGCTCTGGTGAAAGAAGCATTGAAGTGCAAAAATGACGCGGAAGCCGAACAAGTAGGTATCGAATGGTGCGTGGCTCAATGCAAGGAGTTGATGGAACATGGGGTTCCGAGCATCCATTTCTACTCCATTGGAGCAGTAGACAGTATCAAGGAAGTAGCCAAAATTATTTATTAATATGTTTTTCAAAGACGTAATCGGACAAGAAGAAATTAAAAAACGACTCATTCAGGAAGTAAAGGAGGGGCGTATTCCGCATGCCCAACTCATTTGCGGTCCCGAAGGAGTAGGCAAAATGCCTTTGGCTATCGCCTATGCACGCTACATCAGTTGCACCAATCGGGGCGAGGAGGATGCTTGCGGTGTCTGTCCGTCTTGTGTGAAATTCAATAAGCTGGTACATCCGGATGTGCATTTCGTATTTCCCATCGTGAAAAGTGCAAAAGGAAAGAAAGAAGTGTGCGATGATTATATTGCCGACTGGCGGTCATTTGTTATCAGCCATCCTTATTTCAACCTCAACCATTGGTTGGGTGAAATGGATGCGGAAAACTCTCAAGCGCTAATTTATGCCAAAGAGAGCGATGAGATTCTGAAGAAACTCAGTCTGAAATCCAGTGAGGGAGGATTCAAGATTACGATTGTATGGTTGCCCGAAAAAATGCACCCGGTATGCGCCAATAAGTTGCTGAAGTTGCTTGAAGAGCCACCCGAAAAAACGGTTTTCCTGCTGGTATCCGAAGTTCCTGATATGATTCTGCCCACTATTTTGAGCCGTACCCAACGTATGAATGTGCAGAAGATTGATGAAGCCAGTATCGACCGGGTACTACAGACGAAATATAATATTTTGCCTGCCGACAGTATTGCCATTGCCCATCTGGCAAACGGGAACTTTATCAAGGCACTCGAAACGATTCATCTGAATGAAGAGAACCAGTTGTTTTTCGACTTGTTTGTCAGCCTGATGCGATTGTCTTACCAACGGAAAATCAGGGAGATGAAAATGTGGAGCGAGCAAGTGGCGGGCATGGGACGTGAGCGCCAGAAGAACTTTCTGGAATATTGCCAGCGCATGATTCGGGAGAATTTTATCTTCAACCTGCACCAACGCGACCTGACGTATATGACTATCAACGAACAGAATTTTGCAACCCGCTTTGCGCCCTTTGTCAACGAACGTAACGTGATGGGCATCATGGACGAATTAAGCGAAGCGCAACTACATATAGAACAGAATGTAAATGCTAAAATGGTATTCTTCGACTTCTCACTGAAGATGATTGTACTGTTGAAGCAATAATAAATTATATAAACTTATGGAATATAAACTTCATAATGGAAGCAACGGCCTTTGCTGCAAAGGATGCTCCCGACAAGATAAAAAGCTAAACACCTACGATTGGCTGGCAGATATACCGGGCAACGCGGAGGAGAGTGACATGGTGGAAGTGCAATTCAAGAATACCCGGAAGGGATATTTCCGGAACAGCAACAAGATTAAATTGGAAAAAGGAGATGTGGTTGCCGTTGAAGCGGCTCCCGGGCATGATATCGGCGTGGTTACATTGACCGGTCGGCTTGTTCCCCTACAAATGAAAAAAGCTAATTTCAAGACAGATATGGAAATCAAGCGTGTTTATCGGAAAGCTAAACCGGTGGATATGGAAAAGTTCAACGAGGCCAAAGCCAAAGAACATGCCACAATGATTCGTGCACGTCAGATTGCGCTGAATCTCAATCTGAATATGAAAATTGGTGACGTAGAGTATCAGGGAGATGGTAACAAAGCTATTTTCTACTATATCGCCGATGAGCGGGTAGACTTCCGGCAACTGATTAAAGTATTGGCCGAGGCGTTCCGCGTACGTATCGAGATGAAACAAATCGGTGCCCGTCAGGAAGCAGGACGTATCGGCGGAATTGGCCCTTGCGGACGCGAACTGTGCTGCGCCACATGGATGACCAACTTCGTTTCTGTTTCTACCAGTGCCGCCCGTTTTCAGGATATCTCATTAAATCCGCAAAAACTTGCCGGACAGTGTGCCAAACTGAAATGTTGCCTGAACTATGAAGTAGACTGTTATGTAGAAGCACAAAAACGCCTTCCTTCGAAAGAGATAGAATTGGAAACGAAAGATGGCACTTTCTATTTCTTCAAAGCAGATATTCTAAGCAATCAGGTTTCTTACTCTACGGATAAGAACCTTCCAGCCAATCTGGTTACAATCAGTGGTAAACGTGCTTTTGAAGTCATCTCCATGAATAAAAAAGGGATAAAACCGGACTGTTTGATCGAAGAAGAAAAGAAATCGGAACCGAAGAAACCGGTTGACTTACTGGAGCAGGAAAGCGTTACCCGTTTTGACCGTAGCCGGAATAATAAAGATGGCGGCAATAATGCTAACCGGAATAACAAAAAGAAAAAGAAAGGGAACAATAATAACGGTAACCGCCCGCAACAACAAACGGCAGGTGGAAATCGTCCGCAGTCATCGGAAAACGGTAACAAGGGAGAAAGGGACAATCGACCGAGAAATAACAATAACCGGAACAGAGGACAGAACCAGGGACGCCCGCAACAACAAGACCGACAACGGGAGCAGCAAGGACAAGAACGTCAAGAACGTCGTCCTAATCAGGAACGCCCTTCCAAGCCGGAAAGAAATCAGAATCAGGAGAAACTGCCCAATAATGAAAAGTCTACTCAAGAATAGTTTATTTATTCTATTCAGTGCTTACTTACTGACAGCTTGCAATGATAATACAGTGTATCACTCTTATCAATCCCTCCCCGATGAGGGATGGGAAAAGAGGGATACACTCTCTTTTCAAATTGCCATAACCGACAGTATTCCCACTACCCTCCGGCTTTTTGCGGAAGTCCGCAACAGAATAGGGTATCCTTATCATGACCTCCATTTATTTATCAGTCAGAATCTACAGGATTCTACGGTATGGCACACTGACACGATTGCCTTCAACCTGGCTGATTCTACAGGAAAATGGACTGGACATGGATGGGGTAACATTTACCAATCGGAGACTTTCTTTAAATCTGTCCTTCCCTTGCATTCCGGTAACTATACCATCAAAGTGATAAACGGAATGAAAGATGAAAAGCTACAAGGATTGAACGATATAGGCATCCGTATTGAAAAACAATAAAAGTTTAAAGCCTTCTGCCACGACCTGCATCAATCCGCAGGAAAATGAACAGCAAGATCGTAAATCCCCATAAAGAAGAACCTCCATAACTAAAGAAAGGCAATGGAATACCAATAACCGGGGTCAAGCCCAACACCATACCGACATTGATAAACAAGTGGAAAAGAAAAATACTGGCGACCGAATATCCATAAACCCGGCCAAAGTTCGAAGTCTGCCGTTCGGACAAAAAGATTAATCGCAAAATCAGAATAAGGAATGCCAACAGGACAGCGGCCGAACCAATAAACCCCTGTTCTTCACCTACTGTACAGAAGATAAAGTCGGTATCCTGTTCAGGCACATACTTCAATTTCGTTTGCGTACCATTCAGAAACCCTTTCCCTGTTAATCCACCGGAACCGATAGCAATCTTAGATTGGTTCACGTTATATCCGGCACCAGTTAAATCTTCTTCCAAACCCAGCACTACTTTAATACGGACTTGTTGATGAGATTCCAACACATTGTCAAATACATAATTACTAGAATATAGGAATCCGACAGAGCCAATTGTAAATAGAGCAATCAGGAAATACGTGCGTTGCCGCTCACTTAATGCCAGATAAATCAGATAGCCTATCATTACAGCACAAAGTCCCCATTGCACCCAAACCAGACTAAAGTGCATCCAATATTCCGATATTAAATAGGCTATTAGCAATATGATCAGACTTCCACCAATGATATTACGGGTAGCAGTCCATTTCTTGCGATATACCCATACCATGCCACCGGCAAATGATAGAATCAACAGCAATACGATAAATTCACCCAGCGGCGTAGGAGTATCGGCAATAAAAACTTCATCAAAACGGATGCCGACCACAAAGTAGATTACCGCGCATACGCCTGCGAAGAGGACTACCCCCGGCATTCCTTCACGATAAAGAACCAGAAAAAAAGCGAGATAGACTAATGCCGACCCGGTCTCCCGCTGACCGATAATCAATAACATTGGAAGCAGAATGATAAATCCCAAGATAAAGGCACACTTCTCTTTTTTGACACTGAATGAATAAGCGTTCATGTATTTAGCCAAAGCCAAAGCCGTGGCAAACTTGGCAAATTCGGCAGGTTGCAGGCTAACCGGGCCCATCACCAACCAAGAGCGTGAACCTTTTGTATCCGGTGCTATGAAGATGGTAACGATGAGCAAGAGAATCATTCCTACATATATAATGTACGCGAACATATCATACATACGGTCTTCCAGCATCAACAACACAAACCCGAGCCCGAAGGAACAGATAATCCACACAAACTGTTTACCGGCACGGGTCGAAAAATCCAGAAAATCACGTTCACCATAGTCGTAGCTGGCTCCGCAAACACTGAACCATCCGCCAATAATCAGGAGCAGGTAAATACAAATCGTTACCCAGTCTAATGATTTCCACAAACTATCGTTCCTCGTTACCATACAATATCACTCTGTTACTAATTTCTTCCGCTCTTAATTCATTTTCCGGTGATAACTTCCCATTTATATATTGTTCCATCATCAATGCACCAACCGGCACTCCATAAGTAGCTCCCCAACCACCGTTCTCCACATAGACAGCAATTGCTATCTTGGGGTTATTCATCGGTGCAAAGCCCATAAATACCGAGTGGTCGTGTCCACGATTCTGTGCAGTACCTGTTTTACCACAGGCCTCCAACCCCGGAACCATTACAGACAGCATACGGCAGGTACCGCCAGTAGCAGCATTCCGCATTCCCTCCACCACTGATTCATAATGCCTCTTCTCAATAGTGGTATAACGCGGTACACGATAGAGGCTATCTAACTGGTTATCCTGGATTTCCTTTACAATATGCGGTGTCACGAAATGTCCTCTGTTAGCAATCGTCGCCCCCAAGTTAGCAATCTGAAGAGGAGTGGACAGAATTTCTCCCTGTCCGATAGAGATACTGATTACGGTCAGCCCGTTCCAATGTCCGCGATAAGCTTTATCGTAAAACTGTGCATTCGGAATCAAACCACGTTTTTCTCCTGGCAAATCGACCCCTAGTTTGTAGCCGAATCCCTGCGAAACCATGTGGTCTTTCCAGACCGTTATGGCATTTTGTGGTGAACCGTATTTACGATCACCGAACATACGGAACAGTCCCCAACAAAAATAGGAGTTACACGAGGTGGCAATGGCAGGAATCAAAGGCAAGGGAGAACCATGGGCATGACAACCTACTGTCAACCTTCCGTAATGGAATCCATGCGAGCAAGGAAAGGCCGGACTTTGCTCGGTAATAATTCCTTCTTGTAGGAAGGTCAGTCCCTGCGCTGTTTTAAAAGTAGATCCCGGAGGATACACCCCCATCAAGGCACGATTCAGAAGCGGTTTGGTAAGGTCGCGTTGCAAGGCCAAATGGTTCTTGCCACGCTGACGACCAATCATCAAGTGCGGATCGTAATTGGGAGAGGACACCAGACAAAGGATTTCCCCGGTTTCCGGCTCGATAGCGACGATACTTCCAATCTTATTCTTTAATAAACGCTCGCCCAGCATCTGTAAGTCAATATCCAGACTCAATGTCAGATTCTTACCGGGGACAGAAGGGCGGTCATATTCACCATCCATATAATGTCCCTGAATACGACCGTGAGCATCACGAAGTAGAATCTCAATACCTTTCTCGCCACGAAGATACTTTTCATAAGATTTTTCGACTCCCAGTTTGCCGACATAGTCACCACGAATGTAGTATCCTTCTTCATCGGCCTCCATTTCTCTTGCGGAGACTTCGCCAATATCCCCTAAAGCATGAGCGGCAGCGTTGTATGTATATTGGCGAATAGTACGCCGTTGAATATAAAAGCCGTTGAACTTAAATAGTTTTTCCTGAAAAACGCCACATTCTTCTGCCGAAAGCTGCGACATAAACAACTGGTTGGTATAGCGGGAATATCCCGGATTACGGCGACGGTCTTTCATGTCGCTCATAATTTTGAGAAACTGTGCAGGGGTAATATTAAGCGATTGGCATAAATCGAGTGTATCCAGATTCTCTATTTCTTTCGGCACAATCGTTATGTCGTATGCCGGCTGATTGAATACCAGCAGTTTGCCGGTCCGGTCGTAAATAGCACCGCGCGAGGGATATTGGATTTTATTCAGAAAAGCGTTACTATCAGCATTCTTTTTGTAGTCATCGGTGGTGATCTGCAATATAAAAAGACGTATCAGATAAATCAAGACAATGGAGATAGCAATACCTCCGATTACAAATTTGCGCTTCTCTAAGGTATAATCTTTTGCCATCGTTACTTCTTAATCCCTTCTATAGCTATGATACAGGTGACAGTCAGAATAGTGCAAAGAAGCACTCGCAGCAGTAACAGCCAAATGCTGGTAAATGAAAAAAACTCAATGGAGAGTAATGCCAAGCTGTGCACAAAAACACTTACAGTCGTATATTTTAAGAAAGGACTGATTCCCATCGTCTTAAAAGAAGGGACAAGACTCTCCGGGTTGTCACGGGGCATGAACAGACGAAGCAAAGAGGGACGGAAAAAGGCAAGCAATACGGTAGCTGCCGCATTCATTCCCGGAGTATCGGAAAATATATCAATGATTAGCCCGAAGAAAAAAGCCCACAACATCAGTTCATTCCGGGAAGTGCCGGAACTGAACTTCAGTATAAAATAGATATAGAGAAAAGGTGTAGCATAGCCGGAAATATGTACATTATTAAGGATTAGCACCTGAAGAAGTACCAAGCCGATAAACCACCCGAATCTATGTAGATAAGTAATAATCATTCTTTCATCACCTTGTTTTCAAGTTTCTTCTGTTCCTCCTGACCTATGCGGGCTATCACCCGAACGTCACTCAACTTACCGAAATCAGTAGCCAGTTTGATTTTCAACAGGTAAGAAAGTCCGTCATTAGAGTCGGACATATCATCCACCGTTCCCACCATTATACCTTCGGGAAAGACGGTCGAGAAACCACTGGTTACTACTGTATCTCCCAAATTAAACTCTGCATGACGAGGCAGGTCTTTCAGATAAGCATAGCGCGAATCTCCGTGCTCCCACTTCAGGTAGCCGAAATAATCGCTACCGACAATCTTACAACTGATATTCGATTTACTGTTCAGTACTGAAAT contains these protein-coding regions:
- a CDS encoding aldo/keto reductase, which encodes MVEMKPAQITLAWVICNKGVIIIPKTSSEKRVIENYNSLSIELGSENLSEFDAAFHCH
- the metF gene encoding methylenetetrahydrofolate reductase [NAD(P)H], which produces MKVIDSINNNKGTAFSFEILPPLKGTGIEKLYQTIDTLREFDPKYINITTHRSEYVYKDLGNGLFQRNRLRRRPGTVAVAAAIQNKYNITVVPHILCSGFTREETEYVLLDLQFLNITDLLVLRGDKAKHESVFTPEGDGYHHAIELQEQINKFNKGIFVDGSEMKVTNTPFSYGVACYPEKHEESPNIETDLYWLKKKVETGAEYAVTQLFYDNKKYFDFVEQAKAAGINIPIIPGIKPFKKLSQLSMLPKTFKVDLPEALVKEALKCKNDAEAEQVGIEWCVAQCKELMEHGVPSIHFYSIGAVDSIKEVAKIIY
- a CDS encoding ATP-binding protein, giving the protein MFFKDVIGQEEIKKRLIQEVKEGRIPHAQLICGPEGVGKMPLAIAYARYISCTNRGEEDACGVCPSCVKFNKLVHPDVHFVFPIVKSAKGKKEVCDDYIADWRSFVISHPYFNLNHWLGEMDAENSQALIYAKESDEILKKLSLKSSEGGFKITIVWLPEKMHPVCANKLLKLLEEPPEKTVFLLVSEVPDMILPTILSRTQRMNVQKIDEASIDRVLQTKYNILPADSIAIAHLANGNFIKALETIHLNEENQLFFDLFVSLMRLSYQRKIREMKMWSEQVAGMGRERQKNFLEYCQRMIRENFIFNLHQRDLTYMTINEQNFATRFAPFVNERNVMGIMDELSEAQLHIEQNVNAKMVFFDFSLKMIVLLKQ
- a CDS encoding stage 0 sporulation family protein, whose translation is MEYKLHNGSNGLCCKGCSRQDKKLNTYDWLADIPGNAEESDMVEVQFKNTRKGYFRNSNKIKLEKGDVVAVEAAPGHDIGVVTLTGRLVPLQMKKANFKTDMEIKRVYRKAKPVDMEKFNEAKAKEHATMIRARQIALNLNLNMKIGDVEYQGDGNKAIFYYIADERVDFRQLIKVLAEAFRVRIEMKQIGARQEAGRIGGIGPCGRELCCATWMTNFVSVSTSAARFQDISLNPQKLAGQCAKLKCCLNYEVDCYVEAQKRLPSKEIELETKDGTFYFFKADILSNQVSYSTDKNLPANLVTISGKRAFEVISMNKKGIKPDCLIEEEKKSEPKKPVDLLEQESVTRFDRSRNNKDGGNNANRNNKKKKKGNNNNGNRPQQQTAGGNRPQSSENGNKGERDNRPRNNNNRNRGQNQGRPQQQDRQREQQGQERQERRPNQERPSKPERNQNQEKLPNNEKSTQE
- the gldH gene encoding gliding motility lipoprotein GldH — translated: MKSLLKNSLFILFSAYLLTACNDNTVYHSYQSLPDEGWEKRDTLSFQIAITDSIPTTLRLFAEVRNRIGYPYHDLHLFISQNLQDSTVWHTDTIAFNLADSTGKWTGHGWGNIYQSETFFKSVLPLHSGNYTIKVINGMKDEKLQGLNDIGIRIEKQ
- the rodA gene encoding rod shape-determining protein RodA; protein product: MVTRNDSLWKSLDWVTICIYLLLIIGGWFSVCGASYDYGERDFLDFSTRAGKQFVWIICSFGLGFVLLMLEDRMYDMFAYIIYVGMILLLIVTIFIAPDTKGSRSWLVMGPVSLQPAEFAKFATALALAKYMNAYSFSVKKEKCAFILGFIILLPMLLIIGQRETGSALVYLAFFLVLYREGMPGVVLFAGVCAVIYFVVGIRFDEVFIADTPTPLGEFIVLLLILSFAGGMVWVYRKKWTATRNIIGGSLIILLIAYLISEYWMHFSLVWVQWGLCAVMIGYLIYLALSERQRTYFLIALFTIGSVGFLYSSNYVFDNVLESHQQVRIKVVLGLEEDLTGAGYNVNQSKIAIGSGGLTGKGFLNGTQTKLKYVPEQDTDFIFCTVGEEQGFIGSAAVLLAFLILILRLIFLSERQTSNFGRVYGYSVASIFLFHLFINVGMVLGLTPVIGIPLPFFSYGGSSLWGFTILLFIFLRIDAGRGRRL
- the mrdA gene encoding penicillin-binding protein 2, which codes for MAKDYTLEKRKFVIGGIAISIVLIYLIRLFILQITTDDYKKNADSNAFLNKIQYPSRGAIYDRTGKLLVFNQPAYDITIVPKEIENLDTLDLCQSLNITPAQFLKIMSDMKDRRRNPGYSRYTNQLFMSQLSAEECGVFQEKLFKFNGFYIQRRTIRQYTYNAAAHALGDIGEVSAREMEADEEGYYIRGDYVGKLGVEKSYEKYLRGEKGIEILLRDAHGRIQGHYMDGEYDRPSVPGKNLTLSLDIDLQMLGERLLKNKIGSIVAIEPETGEILCLVSSPNYDPHLMIGRQRGKNHLALQRDLTKPLLNRALMGVYPPGSTFKTAQGLTFLQEGIITEQSPAFPCSHGFHYGRLTVGCHAHGSPLPLIPAIATSCNSYFCWGLFRMFGDRKYGSPQNAITVWKDHMVSQGFGYKLGVDLPGEKRGLIPNAQFYDKAYRGHWNGLTVISISIGQGEILSTPLQIANLGATIANRGHFVTPHIVKEIQDNQLDSLYRVPRYTTIEKRHYESVVEGMRNAATGGTCRMLSVMVPGLEACGKTGTAQNRGHDHSVFMGFAPMNNPKIAIAVYVENGGWGATYGVPVGALMMEQYINGKLSPENELRAEEISNRVILYGNEER
- the mreD gene encoding rod shape-determining protein MreD, with the protein product MIITYLHRFGWFIGLVLLQVLILNNVHISGYATPFLYIYFILKFSSGTSRNELMLWAFFFGLIIDIFSDTPGMNAAATVLLAFFRPSLLRLFMPRDNPESLVPSFKTMGISPFLKYTTVSVFVHSLALLSIEFFSFTSIWLLLLRVLLCTILTVTCIIAIEGIKK